The Brassica oleracea var. oleracea cultivar TO1000 chromosome C6, BOL, whole genome shotgun sequence genome includes a region encoding these proteins:
- the LOC106297189 gene encoding uncharacterized protein LOC106297189 isoform X1: MVYPWMLSTVASSLMLHRSKFEAEKVEAYLDRYEEEIPHQISGCNSVQDMIDVMPLVSLVTSRYELARIKTGWKDIDVENRLRKLDSVGTDLIEWAATHMNPMSLVMIFFNHGIVSVNTIASTRNVRRVHALALTTGMLEDEWNRSRLMGLYLQASTCTLVDCERLFHGAEKKGLLLFNQMLTVYSRHDPDKAKRLFDELIGTCPPDGATYMGLLHALSVGGEPWEAIKVIQQMESRGVQPDPRHYGVAVDSFAHQISSRQLSIFSNTFHLQSMK; encoded by the exons ATGGTTTACCCGTGGATGCTATCAACAGTGGCAAGTTCACTGATGTTGCATCGGTCCAAGTTTGAAGCGGAG AAGGTTGAAGCATACCTCGACCGCTACGAAGAGGAAATTCCACATCAGATTTCTGGATGCAACAGTGTCCAAGACATGATTGACGTTATGCCTTTGGTCTCTCTCGTCACCAGTCGCTATGAACTAGCGAGAATCAAGACGGGATGGAAGGACATTGATGTGGAGAATAGACTAAGGAAGTTGGACTCGGTTGGAACTGATTTGATAGAATGGGCAGCAACACATATGAATCCAATGTCTCTCGTGATGATCTTCTTCAACCACGGGATTGTTTCTGTCAACACAATTGCCTCTACCCGCAATGTAAGGAGAGTTCATGCTTTAGCACTCACAACAGGAATGCTTGAAGATGAATGGAATCGATCAAGGTTGATGGGATTATACTTACAGGCATCAACATGTACTCTGGTTGACTGCGAGAGACTATTCCATGGTGCAGAAAAGAAGGGATTGCTTCTCTTCAACCAGATGCTGACTGTCTATTCGAGGCATGATCCTGACAAGGCTAAGAGACTGTTCGATGAGCTGATCGGAACTTGTCCTCCTGATGGTGCTACATACATGGGCCTTTTACATGCATTAAGCGTTGGAGGTGAACCTTGGGAAGCGATTAAGGTCATTCAGCAAATGGAGAGTCGTGGGGTTCAACCTGACCCTCGACACTATGGAGTTGCAGTTGACAGTTTTGCTCACCAGATTTCATCAAGGCAGCTATCGATATTCTCAAATACTTTCCATCTGCAGAGCATGAAGTGA
- the LOC106297189 gene encoding uncharacterized protein LOC106297189 isoform X2, translating to MYMDVTKVEAYLDRYEEEIPHQISGCNSVQDMIDVMPLVSLVTSRYELARIKTGWKDIDVENRLRKLDSVGTDLIEWAATHMNPMSLVMIFFNHGIVSVNTIASTRNVRRVHALALTTGMLEDEWNRSRLMGLYLQASTCTLVDCERLFHGAEKKGLLLFNQMLTVYSRHDPDKAKRLFDELIGTCPPDGATYMGLLHALSVGGEPWEAIKVIQQMESRGVQPDPRHYGVAVDSFAHQISSRQLSIFSNTFHLQSMK from the exons ATGTATATGGATGTTACT AAGGTTGAAGCATACCTCGACCGCTACGAAGAGGAAATTCCACATCAGATTTCTGGATGCAACAGTGTCCAAGACATGATTGACGTTATGCCTTTGGTCTCTCTCGTCACCAGTCGCTATGAACTAGCGAGAATCAAGACGGGATGGAAGGACATTGATGTGGAGAATAGACTAAGGAAGTTGGACTCGGTTGGAACTGATTTGATAGAATGGGCAGCAACACATATGAATCCAATGTCTCTCGTGATGATCTTCTTCAACCACGGGATTGTTTCTGTCAACACAATTGCCTCTACCCGCAATGTAAGGAGAGTTCATGCTTTAGCACTCACAACAGGAATGCTTGAAGATGAATGGAATCGATCAAGGTTGATGGGATTATACTTACAGGCATCAACATGTACTCTGGTTGACTGCGAGAGACTATTCCATGGTGCAGAAAAGAAGGGATTGCTTCTCTTCAACCAGATGCTGACTGTCTATTCGAGGCATGATCCTGACAAGGCTAAGAGACTGTTCGATGAGCTGATCGGAACTTGTCCTCCTGATGGTGCTACATACATGGGCCTTTTACATGCATTAAGCGTTGGAGGTGAACCTTGGGAAGCGATTAAGGTCATTCAGCAAATGGAGAGTCGTGGGGTTCAACCTGACCCTCGACACTATGGAGTTGCAGTTGACAGTTTTGCTCACCAGATTTCATCAAGGCAGCTATCGATATTCTCAAATACTTTCCATCTGCAGAGCATGAAGTGA
- the LOC106297189 gene encoding uncharacterized protein LOC106297189 isoform X3, producing MKVEAYLDRYEEEIPHQISGCNSVQDMIDVMPLVSLVTSRYELARIKTGWKDIDVENRLRKLDSVGTDLIEWAATHMNPMSLVMIFFNHGIVSVNTIASTRNVRRVHALALTTGMLEDEWNRSRLMGLYLQASTCTLVDCERLFHGAEKKGLLLFNQMLTVYSRHDPDKAKRLFDELIGTCPPDGATYMGLLHALSVGGEPWEAIKVIQQMESRGVQPDPRHYGVAVDSFAHQISSRQLSIFSNTFHLQSMK from the coding sequence AAGGTTGAAGCATACCTCGACCGCTACGAAGAGGAAATTCCACATCAGATTTCTGGATGCAACAGTGTCCAAGACATGATTGACGTTATGCCTTTGGTCTCTCTCGTCACCAGTCGCTATGAACTAGCGAGAATCAAGACGGGATGGAAGGACATTGATGTGGAGAATAGACTAAGGAAGTTGGACTCGGTTGGAACTGATTTGATAGAATGGGCAGCAACACATATGAATCCAATGTCTCTCGTGATGATCTTCTTCAACCACGGGATTGTTTCTGTCAACACAATTGCCTCTACCCGCAATGTAAGGAGAGTTCATGCTTTAGCACTCACAACAGGAATGCTTGAAGATGAATGGAATCGATCAAGGTTGATGGGATTATACTTACAGGCATCAACATGTACTCTGGTTGACTGCGAGAGACTATTCCATGGTGCAGAAAAGAAGGGATTGCTTCTCTTCAACCAGATGCTGACTGTCTATTCGAGGCATGATCCTGACAAGGCTAAGAGACTGTTCGATGAGCTGATCGGAACTTGTCCTCCTGATGGTGCTACATACATGGGCCTTTTACATGCATTAAGCGTTGGAGGTGAACCTTGGGAAGCGATTAAGGTCATTCAGCAAATGGAGAGTCGTGGGGTTCAACCTGACCCTCGACACTATGGAGTTGCAGTTGACAGTTTTGCTCACCAGATTTCATCAAGGCAGCTATCGATATTCTCAAATACTTTCCATCTGCAGAGCATGAAGTGA
- the LOC106297189 gene encoding putative pentatricopeptide repeat-containing protein At3g05240 isoform X4 has protein sequence MIDVMPLVSLVTSRYELARIKTGWKDIDVENRLRKLDSVGTDLIEWAATHMNPMSLVMIFFNHGIVSVNTIASTRNVRRVHALALTTGMLEDEWNRSRLMGLYLQASTCTLVDCERLFHGAEKKGLLLFNQMLTVYSRHDPDKAKRLFDELIGTCPPDGATYMGLLHALSVGGEPWEAIKVIQQMESRGVQPDPRHYGVAVDSFAHQISSRQLSIFSNTFHLQSMK, from the coding sequence ATGATTGACGTTATGCCTTTGGTCTCTCTCGTCACCAGTCGCTATGAACTAGCGAGAATCAAGACGGGATGGAAGGACATTGATGTGGAGAATAGACTAAGGAAGTTGGACTCGGTTGGAACTGATTTGATAGAATGGGCAGCAACACATATGAATCCAATGTCTCTCGTGATGATCTTCTTCAACCACGGGATTGTTTCTGTCAACACAATTGCCTCTACCCGCAATGTAAGGAGAGTTCATGCTTTAGCACTCACAACAGGAATGCTTGAAGATGAATGGAATCGATCAAGGTTGATGGGATTATACTTACAGGCATCAACATGTACTCTGGTTGACTGCGAGAGACTATTCCATGGTGCAGAAAAGAAGGGATTGCTTCTCTTCAACCAGATGCTGACTGTCTATTCGAGGCATGATCCTGACAAGGCTAAGAGACTGTTCGATGAGCTGATCGGAACTTGTCCTCCTGATGGTGCTACATACATGGGCCTTTTACATGCATTAAGCGTTGGAGGTGAACCTTGGGAAGCGATTAAGGTCATTCAGCAAATGGAGAGTCGTGGGGTTCAACCTGACCCTCGACACTATGGAGTTGCAGTTGACAGTTTTGCTCACCAGATTTCATCAAGGCAGCTATCGATATTCTCAAATACTTTCCATCTGCAGAGCATGAAGTGA